A window of the Virgibacillus pantothenticus genome harbors these coding sequences:
- a CDS encoding murein hydrolase activator EnvC family protein — translation MRKFPVLLSTIVAASTITLSTTSISAQSTDDLNKKIDELQQQQKELEQKRNNLQSDSQQTDKKINKNLDKQDSVEKEINSIDTDLQATLKQISTKETEITKTNQQVEELTTQIEQLKKEIALLKERIKKREALLKDRLRNIQQNGGGMKYIEVILGSKSFGDFISRSSAVNTIMDQDKSIMEQHQADKVAVEKNKIDVENKKTEVEQKKQSLQNQKQDLVALKGQLDNQLSKKETLMASLKDEHEELEAYKVSVEEEQEILARQAEAAEKAKQLAQSEKSELEQLAREREKQQAEQKASPSKPSNSPAANNTPSPNQESGSESGSGSGSNTGSTPAPQNNGGVLNYPISAPITSHYGARWGTMHHGTDFGAPIGTPVRSAASGVVIMTNTEAQAGMSGYGNVILVSHNINGQSYTTLYAHLNSIGVSQGQTVSAGQVIGASGNTGQSTGPHLHFEVHRGGWNGAKSNSIDPMSVLN, via the coding sequence ATGAGAAAGTTTCCAGTCCTATTGTCAACCATTGTTGCAGCTTCAACTATCACATTATCAACAACTTCAATTTCCGCACAATCGACAGATGATTTAAATAAAAAAATTGATGAGTTACAACAGCAACAAAAAGAGCTTGAACAAAAACGAAATAATTTACAGAGTGACTCTCAACAAACAGATAAAAAGATTAATAAAAACCTAGATAAACAAGATTCCGTAGAAAAAGAAATCAACTCTATTGACACTGACTTGCAAGCAACTTTAAAACAAATCAGTACAAAGGAAACGGAGATAACCAAGACGAACCAACAAGTAGAAGAGTTGACAACACAAATTGAACAATTAAAGAAGGAAATTGCTTTATTAAAAGAACGTATTAAAAAGCGTGAAGCGTTATTAAAGGATCGCCTTCGCAACATCCAGCAAAACGGTGGCGGAATGAAATACATAGAAGTAATTTTAGGATCTAAAAGCTTCGGCGATTTTATTAGTCGCTCTTCCGCTGTAAATACGATTATGGATCAAGATAAATCGATTATGGAACAGCACCAAGCTGATAAAGTAGCGGTGGAAAAAAACAAAATCGATGTAGAAAATAAAAAGACTGAAGTTGAACAGAAGAAGCAGTCTTTACAAAATCAAAAACAAGATTTAGTTGCATTAAAAGGGCAGTTGGATAATCAGCTATCGAAAAAAGAAACATTAATGGCTAGTTTGAAAGATGAACATGAAGAATTGGAAGCATATAAAGTAAGTGTGGAAGAAGAGCAGGAAATATTAGCGCGGCAAGCGGAAGCAGCTGAAAAAGCAAAACAGCTTGCTCAGTCAGAGAAAAGTGAACTAGAGCAGTTAGCTAGAGAGAGAGAAAAGCAACAAGCAGAACAAAAAGCTTCTCCTTCCAAGCCAAGTAATTCTCCAGCTGCTAATAATACTCCAAGTCCTAATCAAGAATCAGGATCCGAATCGGGATCAGGATCAGGATCAAATACGGGTTCAACTCCAGCACCACAAAATAACGGAGGAGTGTTGAATTATCCTATTTCGGCTCCGATTACTTCCCATTATGGTGCGAGGTGGGGAACAATGCACCACGGAACGGATTTTGGAGCCCCAATAGGTACGCCAGTTCGCTCTGCAGCATCTGGGGTAGTTATTATGACAAATACGGAAGCACAAGCAGGTATGTCCGGGTATGGAAATGTTATCTTAGTATCGCACAATATTAATGGACAATCTTATACGACTCTATATGCACACTTGAATAGTATTGGAGTGAGCCAAGGACAAACTGTAAGTGCTGGTCAAGTGATCGGTGCTAGTGGCAACACGGGACAATCCACTGGTCCACACTTACATTTTGAAGTGCACCGTGGCGGCTGGAATGGTGCTAAAAGCAATTCCATTGACCCAATGAGTGTATTAAATTAA
- a CDS encoding PDZ domain-containing protein has translation MESWLLESAKGIGRLFLNPLFYWAFILIIFTGIKRIKREREDFGIKVYDLFSEWKYTWGVSIIMGLFISAYTIGVGVVLTYPVILLLGAVAILLSLTGRLSLLSASYIIGIAYLILLFVPKWVDLQSILPSSMSMNIHFSGLTSLLAILLLAESIMLFRARKGLTYPELTLSKRGGWVGQHHLKKMAVIPFFTLIPTGSLTPFADYWPYFTLNDETYSLILIPFLLGFDHIVRAHEPSIAATELARSTLLLSLLVGIFAFSSIYYSVFSLIAVLCAILGRELINYRYRIKEQNKAGYFQSTDQALKVLAVLPDSPADRLGIKAGTFITKVNGTRINQLEAFYHALQTSGAFFKLEIINKEGEVELLQGAWYQGDHHGLGLFFTSPPHNKQINNTAEAEG, from the coding sequence TTGGAATCATGGTTATTGGAAAGTGCAAAAGGGATAGGAAGATTATTTTTAAATCCTTTATTTTATTGGGCATTTATATTGATTATTTTTACAGGAATAAAGCGGATTAAACGAGAAAGAGAAGATTTCGGCATTAAAGTTTATGATTTGTTCTCCGAATGGAAATATACTTGGGGAGTTTCCATTATCATGGGCTTGTTCATTTCTGCCTATACGATAGGCGTAGGTGTAGTGCTTACATATCCTGTTATTTTGCTTCTGGGTGCAGTTGCTATCCTGCTCAGTCTAACTGGTAGGCTTAGTCTACTATCGGCAAGTTATATCATCGGGATAGCCTATTTGATCTTATTGTTTGTACCCAAATGGGTAGATTTACAATCCATACTACCTTCTTCTATGAGTATGAATATTCATTTCTCAGGATTAACCAGTTTATTAGCCATATTGCTGCTTGCAGAAAGTATTATGTTATTTCGTGCAAGAAAGGGTTTGACCTATCCAGAGCTGACACTCAGTAAGCGAGGGGGCTGGGTTGGACAACATCACTTAAAGAAAATGGCTGTCATTCCTTTTTTTACACTTATCCCAACAGGTTCACTAACTCCTTTTGCAGACTATTGGCCTTATTTTACTTTGAATGATGAAACGTATAGTCTCATTCTTATCCCGTTTCTGCTTGGCTTTGATCATATTGTACGTGCTCACGAACCTTCAATAGCAGCTACAGAGCTTGCTCGGTCTACATTGTTACTAAGTTTATTAGTAGGTATATTTGCTTTTAGCAGCATTTATTATTCTGTTTTTTCGCTTATAGCAGTTTTGTGTGCTATTTTGGGAAGAGAGCTGATAAATTATCGTTATCGTATAAAAGAACAAAATAAAGCAGGCTATTTTCAATCAACAGATCAAGCATTAAAAGTGCTCGCTGTGCTCCCAGATTCGCCAGCTGATCGCCTGGGGATAAAAGCCGGTACATTTATTACTAAGGTGAATGGCACAAGAATTAATCAACTCGAAGCATTCTATCATGCTTTGCAAACAAGTGGAGCATTTTTCAAACTAGAAATCATCAATAAAGAAGGAGAAGTGGAATTGCTACAAGGGGCATGGTATCAAGGTGATCATCATGGATTAGGTTTATTTTTTACCTCTCCCCCACACAACAAACAAATCAATAATACAGCAGAGGCTGAAGGATAA
- a CDS encoding MGDG synthase family glycosyltransferase: protein MKQLQPLDALFLPFLQIPSGHHHVADALIAEYKSIHPSHHYEKVDIFGHGYKNLEKLVSSTYLTWIKYFPKGYDRLYSYLVYRQAAEKRTRQWHYESLFRPVLQKVLKQSEPKILFFTHALPSNMASILKQKGKLHAITVNVYTDFFVNSLWGIAGIDYHLVPTSSMKQFLLQSGVQDNKIFVTGIPIHPDFYCTYSQQSKQASRQLLVSGGSLGTGGMERLLAEVHLSSDTHVYVLCGHNEQLYQKLVSKNDRHITPLRYLTSKQRINQLYEQADAVITKPGGVTVSECLIKRKPLFIYDALPGQERINLHELTRLGLVQQIDKNKAIGKQIADYFSDHHKQQQFYKQLNRYFQNMETDSVATIIEQITAEERRV from the coding sequence ATGAAGCAACTACAACCATTAGACGCATTATTTCTTCCTTTTTTACAAATTCCAAGTGGACACCATCATGTAGCAGATGCTTTAATAGCCGAATATAAAAGTATACACCCAAGCCACCATTACGAAAAAGTGGACATATTTGGGCATGGATATAAAAATCTGGAAAAACTAGTGTCTTCGACGTATTTGACATGGATTAAGTACTTTCCTAAAGGGTATGATCGATTATATTCGTACTTGGTGTATAGACAGGCAGCGGAAAAGAGAACAAGACAGTGGCATTATGAGTCTCTATTTCGTCCAGTACTGCAAAAAGTCTTGAAACAATCCGAACCGAAAATACTGTTTTTTACACATGCGTTACCTTCCAATATGGCGAGTATTTTAAAACAAAAAGGAAAGTTACACGCCATTACGGTGAATGTGTATACGGACTTTTTTGTAAATTCTTTGTGGGGGATAGCAGGGATTGACTACCATTTGGTCCCTACATCCTCTATGAAGCAATTTCTATTGCAATCAGGAGTACAGGACAATAAGATTTTTGTTACAGGTATTCCCATACATCCTGACTTTTATTGTACATATAGTCAACAAAGTAAACAGGCGAGCCGCCAATTATTAGTATCAGGCGGGAGTTTGGGGACAGGAGGTATGGAGCGTTTGTTGGCAGAGGTTCATTTATCCTCAGATACACATGTATATGTATTATGTGGTCACAATGAACAATTATATCAAAAGCTTGTTTCCAAAAATGATCGTCATATAACCCCATTACGATATTTGACTTCAAAACAGAGAATAAATCAATTATATGAGCAGGCCGATGCTGTTATTACTAAACCAGGTGGTGTTACTGTAAGTGAGTGCCTCATAAAACGGAAACCGCTATTTATTTACGACGCATTACCGGGGCAGGAGAGGATTAATTTACATGAATTAACACGTTTAGGTTTAGTACAACAAATAGATAAAAACAAAGCCATTGGAAAGCAAATAGCCGATTACTTTTCTGATCATCATAAGCAACAGCAGTTTTATAAACAGCTGAATCGCTACTTTCAAAATATGGAGACTGATTCTGTTGCAACCATCATTGAACAGATAACAGCGGAGGAGCGCAGGGTCTAA
- a CDS encoding S41 family peptidase: MKLRKLHIVLLFILALAVGLVGGFAGVKLAQKTVPAAQQSIDLSGDSESNESVPENIEKIDQAFQLIKENYLEDVDDKQLTEGAIQGMLSTLEDPYSSYLDAETMKKFNEQIESSFEGIGAEVNKVGDVLTIVAPVKDSPAEKAGLRPNDQVLRVDGESLEGLSQNESVAKIRGEKGTEVELTIRRSGVSDPFKVAIVRDTIPQETVYSKITKVDGKKTGILEVTNFSERTAQEFNEQLKKMEDDGIEGLVIDVRGNPGGLLNVVEDMLKQFVPEDMPYLQVEDQNGKKTPYYSDLKQKKEYPISVLIDEGSASASEILAVAMKEMGYDVVGQPSFGKGTIQQAVPLGDESTIKLTFSKWLSPKGNWIHEKGVEPTVKQKQPAYYYTSPVQIKDPLTQDQTGDKIKNIQVMLKGLGYDPGRTDGYFSAKTAKAVEAFQQDNDLSSSGNIDEKTAKLIETKVINNIREGKDDQQLETALKEVYQ, encoded by the coding sequence ATGAAATTAAGGAAGTTACATATTGTACTGCTTTTTATACTAGCGTTGGCTGTTGGTCTAGTTGGTGGTTTTGCAGGTGTGAAACTAGCCCAGAAGACAGTACCGGCTGCTCAGCAGTCCATTGATTTAAGTGGCGATTCAGAATCCAATGAATCCGTACCTGAAAATATAGAAAAAATAGATCAAGCCTTTCAATTAATCAAAGAAAACTACTTGGAAGATGTTGATGACAAGCAGTTGACAGAAGGTGCTATTCAAGGGATGCTTTCAACGCTGGAGGACCCATACAGTTCTTATCTTGATGCAGAAACAATGAAGAAATTCAATGAACAGATTGAGTCTTCCTTTGAAGGAATTGGAGCAGAAGTGAATAAGGTGGGAGATGTTTTAACCATTGTAGCACCTGTTAAGGATTCTCCGGCGGAAAAGGCAGGATTAAGACCGAATGATCAAGTGCTTAGAGTAGATGGCGAAAGCCTAGAAGGGCTTAGCCAAAACGAATCGGTTGCGAAAATACGGGGAGAAAAAGGAACCGAGGTGGAATTAACCATTCGCAGATCAGGTGTTTCTGACCCATTTAAAGTAGCGATAGTCAGAGATACCATTCCACAAGAAACGGTATACAGTAAGATAACAAAAGTAGACGGCAAAAAAACAGGCATTTTGGAAGTAACCAATTTTTCCGAGCGGACAGCTCAAGAGTTTAATGAACAGTTGAAGAAAATGGAAGATGACGGTATTGAAGGTTTAGTTATTGATGTTCGAGGAAATCCTGGTGGGCTGTTAAATGTCGTTGAAGATATGTTAAAGCAATTTGTCCCAGAAGATATGCCTTATTTACAAGTAGAGGATCAAAATGGGAAAAAGACACCATATTACTCTGATTTAAAACAAAAGAAAGAATACCCAATTAGTGTGCTTATTGATGAAGGAAGTGCTTCTGCTTCTGAAATATTAGCTGTGGCAATGAAAGAAATGGGCTATGATGTAGTGGGCCAACCAAGCTTTGGTAAAGGAACCATTCAACAGGCGGTCCCGCTAGGAGATGAAAGTACAATTAAACTCACCTTCTCCAAATGGTTGTCACCGAAAGGCAATTGGATTCATGAAAAAGGTGTTGAACCAACTGTAAAACAAAAACAGCCCGCATATTATTATACAAGCCCTGTACAAATTAAGGATCCATTGACGCAAGACCAAACTGGGGATAAAATTAAAAATATACAAGTGATGCTAAAAGGGTTAGGTTATGATCCAGGACGTACAGATGGTTATTTTAGTGCAAAAACAGCAAAAGCAGTAGAAGCTTTTCAGCAAGATAATGATTTATCCTCATCTGGTAATATAGACGAAAAAACAGCCAAATTGATTGAAACGAAAGTGATTAATAACATCCGTGAAGGAAAAGATGATCAACAGCTGGAAACAGCATTGAAAGAAGTGTATCAGTAA
- a CDS encoding YkoP family protein, with the protein MFIRNFLLYFWGSIDPVYFACSRLTYIVGPNQKRTLLRARLTKYKGATVILSDGTVVEKNDVLVKIHLHNVKLLKELCNQSNDIKRAVTIYHSVKQAMPSLASYIETHPECGRVKGIIGITNLSKGAEKLGFEKKPLQNVFYRTFKKATLFPINILTGKKTMKPVYLFMSKGNLLMRYGNQNKRIY; encoded by the coding sequence ATGTTCATTAGGAATTTCTTATTATATTTCTGGGGGAGTATCGACCCTGTTTATTTTGCTTGTTCGAGATTAACGTATATTGTTGGACCTAATCAAAAAAGAACGTTACTGCGAGCTCGATTAACTAAATATAAAGGGGCAACAGTGATTCTTTCTGATGGAACAGTAGTAGAAAAAAATGACGTGTTAGTCAAAATACATTTACACAATGTCAAATTGCTTAAAGAATTGTGCAATCAGTCCAATGATATAAAACGAGCTGTTACTATTTATCATAGTGTAAAACAAGCGATGCCAAGCTTGGCATCGTATATAGAGACACACCCTGAATGTGGAAGAGTAAAGGGAATTATCGGTATTACAAACTTGTCTAAAGGAGCAGAGAAACTAGGATTTGAAAAAAAGCCTCTACAAAATGTATTTTATCGTACATTTAAAAAGGCAACTTTATTTCCTATCAATATCCTAACGGGTAAAAAAACAATGAAACCTGTTTATTTATTTATGTCAAAAGGAAATTTATTAATGAGATACGGAAATCAAAATAAACGAATTTACTGA
- the uvrA gene encoding excinuclease ABC subunit UvrA, with amino-acid sequence MPSKYITIQGAKAHNLKNIDVNIPKNKLVVLTGLSGSGKSSLAFDTIYAEGQRRYVESLSAYARQFLGQMDKPDVDAIEGLSPAISIDQKTTSKNPRSTVGTVTEIYDYLRLLFARIGHPTCPKHGVEITSQTVEQMVDRIMEYPERTKMQILAPVVSGRKGEHVKVFEKLKQEGYVRIRVDKEMREVTEEIKLEKNKKHSVEVVIDRIVVKEGIEGRLSDSIETALALGEGKIMVDVIGQEEITFSENHACPICGFSIEELEPRLFSFNSPYGACPTCDGLGTNLEVDLDLVIPNWDKSLNEHALAPWEPISSQYYPQLLKSVCDHYDIDMDIPVKDIPKEKMDKILYGSGKEKIHFHYVNDFGNVRDNHIMFEGVVHNVARRYKETSSDFIRENLEKYMAQKNCPTCKGYRLKEEALAVRINGKHISEVTDFSIVEAQSFFQALDLSEKEIQIAKMILKEISDRLEFLNNVGLDYLTLSRSSGTLSGGEAQRIRLATQIGSALTGVLYVLDEPSIGLHQRDNDRLIGTLQRMRDLDNTLIVVEHDEDTMLAADWLIDIGPGAGEHGGEIVASDTPEKVMDNEQSLTGQYLSGKKFIPLPAKRRKKDKRVIEVVGAEENNLQKVSAKFPIGLMTVVTGVSGSGKSTLVNEILYKALAKELYTGKHKPGKHKQVNGIEHIEKVIDIDQSPIGRTPRSNPATYTGVFDDIREVFAQTNEAKVRGYKKGRFSFNVKGGRCEACHGDGIIKIEMHFLPDVYVPCEVCHGSRYNRETLEVKYKGKNISEVLGLTIEEALEFFANIPKIKRKLQTIFDVGLGYIKLGQPATTLSGGEAQRVKLASELHRRSNGKSFYILDEPTTGLHVDDISRLLNVLQRLVDNGDTVLIIEHNLDVIKTADHIIDLGPEGGAGGGKIIATGTPEQIAKKENSYTGKYLKNVLERDRQRMEASIKRKEQLATK; translated from the coding sequence ATGCCTAGTAAATATATTACGATTCAAGGGGCTAAGGCTCATAATTTAAAAAACATTGACGTAAACATACCAAAGAACAAGCTGGTCGTCCTCACCGGACTGTCTGGTTCAGGAAAGTCGTCGCTCGCTTTTGATACGATTTATGCAGAAGGACAAAGGCGGTATGTAGAATCTTTATCGGCTTACGCAAGGCAATTTTTAGGACAAATGGATAAACCGGATGTAGATGCTATTGAAGGTCTTTCACCAGCGATATCTATTGACCAAAAGACAACGAGTAAAAACCCGCGCTCAACAGTTGGAACAGTTACGGAAATATATGATTACTTGCGATTATTATTTGCGCGCATCGGGCACCCAACCTGCCCGAAACATGGGGTGGAAATTACTTCACAAACAGTAGAGCAGATGGTAGATCGAATTATGGAGTACCCGGAGCGGACGAAAATGCAAATTTTAGCTCCGGTAGTTTCAGGGAGAAAAGGCGAACACGTTAAGGTGTTTGAAAAATTAAAGCAAGAAGGTTACGTTCGGATTCGCGTAGATAAAGAAATGCGTGAAGTTACCGAAGAGATTAAGCTAGAGAAGAATAAGAAGCACTCCGTCGAGGTCGTTATCGATCGGATTGTCGTGAAGGAAGGGATCGAGGGGCGATTAAGTGATTCCATCGAGACCGCTCTAGCTTTAGGCGAAGGGAAAATCATGGTTGATGTCATTGGACAAGAAGAAATTACATTTAGTGAAAATCACGCTTGTCCAATTTGCGGGTTTTCCATTGAAGAATTAGAGCCACGCCTCTTTTCGTTTAATAGTCCGTATGGTGCGTGTCCGACTTGTGATGGATTAGGTACAAACTTGGAAGTCGATTTAGACCTAGTCATCCCCAATTGGGATAAATCATTAAATGAGCACGCACTTGCACCTTGGGAACCGATCAGTTCGCAATATTATCCTCAGTTGCTGAAAAGTGTTTGTGATCATTATGATATCGATATGGATATACCTGTGAAGGATATACCGAAAGAGAAAATGGACAAAATTTTATATGGTAGCGGGAAAGAAAAAATTCATTTCCACTATGTAAATGACTTTGGAAATGTACGTGATAACCATATTATGTTCGAAGGGGTCGTGCATAATGTAGCAAGGCGTTACAAAGAAACGAGCTCTGATTTCATTCGTGAAAATTTAGAAAAATATATGGCGCAAAAGAACTGTCCTACATGTAAAGGATACCGTCTGAAAGAAGAAGCATTAGCAGTTCGAATTAATGGCAAACACATTAGTGAAGTGACTGATTTTTCAATTGTAGAAGCGCAAAGCTTTTTCCAAGCCTTAGATTTATCTGAAAAAGAAATACAAATTGCCAAAATGATCTTAAAAGAGATATCTGATCGACTGGAGTTTTTGAATAATGTGGGCTTGGACTATTTAACGTTGTCGCGATCATCAGGAACCCTCTCTGGTGGAGAAGCTCAGCGTATACGCTTGGCGACGCAAATTGGTTCAGCATTAACAGGAGTTCTCTATGTGCTCGATGAACCTTCTATTGGTTTACATCAGCGTGATAATGACAGATTAATTGGAACGCTGCAACGTATGCGAGATCTTGATAATACACTTATTGTTGTGGAACATGATGAGGATACGATGCTGGCTGCTGATTGGCTGATTGACATCGGACCAGGTGCCGGAGAGCATGGGGGAGAAATTGTTGCGAGCGATACACCAGAAAAGGTCATGGATAATGAACAGTCATTAACGGGGCAATATCTGTCTGGTAAGAAATTTATTCCTTTACCTGCAAAAAGAAGGAAGAAAGACAAGCGTGTCATTGAAGTGGTAGGGGCTGAGGAAAACAATTTACAGAAGGTTTCAGCGAAATTTCCAATTGGCTTGATGACCGTCGTTACCGGAGTATCTGGCTCGGGAAAAAGTACGTTAGTTAACGAAATATTATATAAGGCATTAGCTAAAGAGCTTTACACCGGAAAGCATAAACCTGGAAAACATAAACAAGTAAACGGAATAGAGCATATTGAAAAGGTCATTGATATAGATCAATCACCAATCGGTAGGACACCACGGTCAAATCCTGCCACATATACAGGAGTATTTGACGATATTCGGGAAGTCTTTGCGCAAACAAATGAAGCGAAAGTTCGAGGGTATAAGAAGGGTCGATTTAGTTTTAACGTGAAAGGTGGTCGTTGTGAGGCTTGTCATGGCGATGGCATTATCAAGATAGAAATGCACTTCCTTCCAGATGTCTATGTTCCATGCGAAGTTTGCCATGGTAGCAGATATAACCGGGAAACGTTGGAAGTGAAGTATAAAGGAAAGAATATTTCCGAAGTACTCGGTTTAACCATCGAAGAGGCACTGGAATTCTTCGCTAATATACCGAAAATAAAGCGGAAGCTACAAACCATTTTTGACGTCGGACTTGGCTATATCAAGCTCGGCCAGCCAGCAACAACTCTATCTGGAGGAGAAGCACAGCGTGTTAAGCTTGCAAGTGAATTACACCGACGATCCAATGGTAAATCTTTTTATATTTTAGATGAGCCAACTACTGGGCTGCATGTGGATGATATTAGTCGTTTATTAAATGTATTACAGCGATTGGTTGATAACGGCGATACGGTTTTAATTATTGAGCACAATTTAGATGTTATTAAAACAGCTGATCATATTATCGATCTTGGTCCTGAAGGCGGTGCGGGGGGCGGCAAAATTATTGCTACAGGCACGCCGGAACAGATTGCTAAAAAAGAGAATTCCTATACAGGAAAATATTTAAAAAATGTTTTAGAACGGGATAGGCAGCGGATGGAAGCTTCCATCAAAAGAAAAGAGCAATTAGCAACAAAGTAA
- the uvrB gene encoding excinuclease ABC subunit UvrB encodes MENKFELVANYEPKGDQPHAIREIVERIKAGQRHQTLLGATGTGKTFTMSNVIKEINRPTLVIAHNKTLAGQLYSEFKEFFPNNAIEYFVSYYDYYQPEAYVPSTDTFIEKDASINDEIDKLRHSATSALFERRDVVIVASVSCIYGLGSPEEYKSQVLSIRTGMEKDRDQLLRELVDIQYARNDINFQRGTFRVRGDSVEIIPASKEEHCIRVEFFGDEIDRIREVDALTGEIIGDREHIAIFPASHFVTREEKLKLAIKNIEKELEERLKELRDQGKLLEAQRLEQRTKYDLEMMHEMGFCSGIENYSRHLTLREAGATPYTLLDFFPEDFLVMIDESHVTLPQIRGMFNGDQARKQVLVDHGFRLPSALDNRPLRFEEFEKATNQLVYVSATPGPYEQEHSPTMTEQIIRPTGLLDPEVEVRPIEGQIDDLIGEIHIRSEKNERVLVTTLTKKMSEDLTDYLKELGIKVAYLHSEIKTLERIELIRDLRVGKYDVLIGINLLREGLDIPEVSLVAILDADKEGFLRSERSLIQTMGRAARNENGMVIMYADKMTNSMQVAIDETYRRREKQIAYNEKYGITPTTIKKDVRDVIRATVAAEDQETYESKTKSVSKLAKQDKEKVIANMEKEMKEAAKALDFEKAAELRDIILELKAGR; translated from the coding sequence GTGGAAAATAAATTTGAGCTAGTTGCCAACTATGAACCAAAGGGCGATCAGCCCCATGCGATCAGAGAAATTGTGGAGCGAATAAAGGCTGGACAGAGACACCAAACGTTACTAGGTGCAACTGGTACAGGGAAAACCTTTACGATGTCCAATGTAATTAAAGAGATAAACCGGCCAACGTTAGTGATTGCACATAATAAAACATTAGCCGGTCAATTATATAGTGAGTTTAAGGAATTCTTTCCAAATAATGCGATAGAGTATTTTGTTAGTTATTATGATTACTATCAACCTGAAGCATATGTACCGTCAACAGATACGTTTATCGAAAAGGATGCGAGCATTAATGATGAGATCGATAAACTAAGGCACTCCGCTACATCTGCACTGTTCGAACGACGAGATGTTGTAATTGTAGCAAGTGTATCGTGCATTTATGGTTTAGGTTCTCCAGAAGAATATAAAAGTCAAGTGCTTTCTATTCGAACAGGTATGGAAAAGGATCGCGATCAATTGCTACGTGAACTTGTGGACATTCAATATGCCAGGAATGATATCAATTTCCAACGCGGTACCTTCCGAGTTCGCGGAGATTCGGTAGAAATTATTCCAGCTTCTAAAGAAGAACACTGTATTCGAGTCGAATTTTTCGGGGATGAAATCGATCGAATTCGTGAGGTGGACGCTCTAACCGGTGAAATTATTGGCGATAGAGAACATATTGCTATATTTCCGGCATCTCACTTCGTAACCCGAGAAGAAAAATTAAAGCTGGCCATTAAAAATATTGAAAAGGAATTAGAAGAGCGCTTAAAGGAGTTGCGTGACCAAGGCAAATTGTTGGAAGCACAGCGTTTAGAGCAGCGAACAAAATATGACCTAGAAATGATGCATGAAATGGGATTTTGCTCTGGAATCGAGAATTATTCACGTCATCTTACTTTACGAGAAGCGGGGGCAACACCATATACATTACTTGATTTCTTTCCAGAGGATTTTTTAGTTATGATTGATGAGTCCCATGTCACATTACCGCAAATACGCGGTATGTTTAATGGGGACCAGGCTCGGAAACAAGTACTTGTAGATCATGGTTTTAGATTGCCATCCGCATTAGATAATCGCCCCCTTCGTTTTGAAGAATTCGAAAAAGCAACCAACCAACTCGTATATGTTTCAGCAACTCCGGGTCCATATGAACAGGAGCACTCTCCAACAATGACGGAACAAATTATTCGTCCAACTGGCTTATTGGATCCTGAGGTGGAAGTACGACCAATTGAAGGACAAATTGATGATTTAATTGGAGAAATCCATATACGTTCGGAGAAAAATGAACGTGTGCTTGTTACAACATTAACGAAAAAAATGTCCGAAGACTTAACAGATTATTTAAAAGAGCTGGGTATAAAAGTTGCCTACTTACATTCAGAAATTAAAACATTGGAACGAATCGAATTGATTCGTGATTTACGCGTTGGCAAATATGATGTTCTAATTGGCATAAACTTATTACGTGAAGGGCTTGATATTCCCGAAGTATCGTTAGTCGCTATATTAGACGCGGATAAAGAAGGTTTTTTACGTTCGGAGCGATCGCTTATTCAGACAATGGGACGTGCTGCGCGTAATGAAAATGGGATGGTTATTATGTACGCAGATAAGATGACCAACTCGATGCAGGTTGCAATTGATGAGACGTACCGCAGACGGGAAAAACAGATAGCCTATAATGAAAAATATGGCATTACACCTACAACAATTAAGAAAGATGTACGAGATGTCATACGGGCAACTGTTGCAGCTGAGGATCAAGAAACCTATGAAAGTAAAACGAAAAGCGTTAGCAAGCTAGCAAAACAGGATAAAGAAAAGGTCATTGCCAATATGGAAAAAGAAATGAAAGAGGCTGCGAAAGCATTAGATTTTGAAAAAGCAGCTGAACTTCGAGATATAATACTTGAACTGAAAGCAGGAAGGTGA